ACcgtgctccttagaaagcttgaagtggttggctaatggagtgttaactATCTTAGCACCTCCAAATACTGAATCAATCAAGTATCTTAGCTATGTACtctacctgtgacaaaactagtttcttatttttcctgtcatgctttatcctcatgcttaggatttgttttacagctcctaaatccttcatggcaaattttcTAAACGgttgtcttttgagatttgagatgtccttcatgcttgatccggtcacaagcatatcatcaacgtacagaagaaggatgatatacgacatatcaaacttctttaaatagcaacagtggtctacatgacatctcctaaaactgtttcccgacatgaaactgccGAACTTCTTgaaccactgcctcggggcctgcttcagacCATATAAACTCTTTtttagtctacacaccttgttctcctttcccgGTGCCACGTAttctgtcggctgatgcatgtatatctcttcttcaaggtccccatgaagaaagattgttttaacatctagttgctctagatgtaagtcctttgtagCCATTATACTCATGATCATGCGAATCGTTGAtattttcaccactggtgaaaatatttcagtaaaGTCGATACCTACCTTTTATTGGaatcctttcacaaccaatctgccTTTGTActatttcgaaccatcgtgctcctcctttagtctataaactcacttgttatgaagagctttcttatccttaggtagagtgactagctcccacatACGATTGGACtgaagagagtccatctcatcatccatggcctactcccacttaacccatgtatctatctgtaatgcctctttaaaacactctagttcaccattatctgtcagcagtagataatgtaaggagggtgagtatcggatcttgggtctcctctcccgagtaaacctcctcacaaccgttgtttgcggctctgcctcattatGCTCATGTGCTTACTCATCCTATGGTAATGTAACACCTGTGTcaggtaactcttccaactctacgaattctttctcatcggccaTATTTTGCtgcacattgtccttatgcatcactttttcattgaagactgcatctttgcttctgatgatgtTTCGGTTTTCtatatcccaaaacctgtagccaaaatcacgTTGCCTGTATCATATAAACGTGCACttcttggacttcgcatccagtttgtttctgtgctctgcatcaatgtgaacatataaaGTGCAACCGAAAACTTTGAGATGTGCAAAgttcacttcttttccagtccacgtttcttccgGTAGCCCactatccaatggtgctgagggacttctattgatgagatatatgGTCGTATTCACAACATCTGCCCAAAACATCTTAGGAAATCccacatgtaacctcatgctcctagcACGCTTAAGGATAATCTTGTTAATGCGCTCAACCACACCGTTTTGCTGTGGTCTCCctagaatcattttctgatgtttgattcaatttgctgcacaatactacTTAAACCTCTTATCATAGTACTCTCCCCTATTATCTGATctaagacattttactgttttacatgtctcgttttctaccattacttttcacttcttaaatacatcaaatacatcaaatttgtgctttaagaaattaacccacagttttctactagcatcatcaataaaagaaacaaaataatgtgaACCACCAAGATATGATACCTGTgttggtccccacacatcagcgTATATAAGCTCCAACAAAACGTCTTTGGGGCACGTCCTgttttcttgaagcttaccctcttttACTTGCCATACATGTAGTCCTCACATAATTCCAAGTCAaatagactttagccctggtagcttcccttttgaaaATAGTACTTTCATCACTTTCTCACTcctatgtcccaacctctgatgtcataactgcccattcactctagttgttgcgactacgagtgaactatacgatccaaAAGTCATGTACAAAATACCTTCCTTTTTGCCATGAGATATTACCacggcaccttttgtgatctttcaggaatcactagtgaatgtcgtcacatatccagtatcggccaactgccctactgagatcaagttctgttttaaactcggtacatgtctgagaaccttcaatttcaaaactatTCCATCTTTCTaacttatatgaacgtctccctttctaacaatactgcacggctcatcatcacctaggtagactctcccgaagtcacctaatatataatcacgcagaacttccttacacaaagtggcatgaaatgaagcacccgagtctatgacccaagactcatttcaTGCATCATGAGACAAGATCAACGCATATGTGTCACTCTCCtaagatagattcactgaatccttcccgccttgagagcttccttcttgtttcttaagcatCCTGTAATCGCATTTCATGTGCTCAttcttcccgcaatgccaacacccatctttatcttttggtcccttggacttcttcctcgacttagaacgtccgtgtttattgtctcctttgttcaacgatcttccttttccttcaacgtttagagtatTCCCTATATCCTTTGAAACTCATGATATCTTTCTTCTATATTCTTCACTAAGAATTAGACCAGCCACATCATTGAATTTCAACTTTGTCGACCTTGAAGAATTGCTCatggcaatcaccaaaccatcccaactgtctggcaaactggacaagatcaataatgctGTGAACTTGTCATTAAAAGTGATGCTAACGAATTCCAATTGGCTTGTgattgtattgaactcgtttagatgttcagctatGCTCCCACCATCAGACATCTTCTTGTTGAATAGCCATTTCATAAGataaaccttgttggacgctaagggtttctcatacatcgtagctagggcttgcattaattcttttgtgatcttcaccttggatatattgaaggtgacgctcttagacaaagagagtcggatcgttcctaaagccttccgatccaataaagaccattcatcGTCTATCATCTtctctagtttcttctcttttcctcctagagaaatatagaggtccttctaatACAAATAATcctatctgcatcttccagaaagtaaagttttaaTTATCAAACTTCTTAATTCTAGTCCTCCCTTCTTCTGCCATcgctcccacttgaactaaaccaatagctctgataccatttgttgcacagcacgccaacaacgcaagtgaaccgagatccaatatctgatctcacccacaaacgataaataagaaaaaatataatctagaagtagaatcaaagcataccaacaaACCAAAAGACAggatttacgtggaaaaaccccaacaagggtaaaaaaccacgggtgcaaacttctactatgaagaaaacgaagttacaagcaatatactaaccttctcAATGCTCCCATGCATAGAGATAGCCCTTTTCTCTTtgaatgtatataaaaaaaatcctttacatacaccttagaatactctagaatagccctaggaacccctatttatagtttaggcaacttcccttccgCACTCTTACGAAACCGCAtaaaatttacgcaatccgcacCAAATCCGGACTAAGATCTACgtagcctcgactggtcgagcaagtgcctcgactagtcgagaggtccactcgaccggtcaagcaccccactcgattggtcgagcaccacGGAATTCCAAAACAttagctcactggactttgagtcaagtaaGCCCTCGACaggtcgagcaggccacttgaccagtcgagcaacaCTCTGGTGTGctggctccacacctcaacaTCATATTTACAATAGCTTGCATGAATTAGGAATAGGCTTCGTTAGCCTTATTGGTGAAATATTTTTATTCCTTTTAAGCACAGCTTGGGAAGACTGCCTCGCCAAAAGGAAGAAGTTGTTTAAGAGCAGAAATGTCCAAAATCATTGGACTTATAAGACCGCATCCGAAGAAGAATATGTTAATAGATGAGCTCCAAAATGTTAACGTTGCAGTAAGAAGAGGAGGATCTAATGCATAGTCAAACAGTAATAATTTCGTACATTCATAGATGTCGGATTCTCTCCGAGAGGTTTCATGTTGGGCAACGATGCAGTCGAACCAATCATTCTATCCTAGTAAGGGTTTTAACAAGGATCATGGATTTTTTAGAGCGTGTAAAGGATTTGAAACTAATTCAGATTAGATTACTAGCATTTCACCATGAAAATTCGGGAAGAAGATATCCATTGAACGAATCTCATCAAGTTTGACATCAAGAAGAAAAGATGGTCCCATATAGTAGTAATCTTCAATTGGTGATTTGAATATAATATCATTAGTAAACTTCTTGGAGAGGTCGTTGAAAACATTGTCAGATCGTCTTGTTAGAAGGTTGGAGAATAAAAGTTGAAGAAGCGGCCATTACAAGAATGAGAAAGTTAATTTGAGTTTCGGAGATGAAGTAGGGAAGAAAGCATGAGAAGTGGAAGAATGTGTTGAAATGATGTATATATTGGTCGAAATCTTATGCATTAATTTGGGTATCATTATTTTCTCGTATGGTACAAAGCTTATATATGCGTCGCTATGGGAATAGCTCTTTattctaaaaagaaaaactaGAACCATCATTCAAAATTATGTTAGTCAGATATGACAAGTGAAGCATTGCCACGTGGTTTAAAGGACGACTGCATTAATGAAGAGACATATGTTACTTTCACCTTTTACTCAAAGACGAAGCGACATGggggggcaatgttcatcccTATATCTGCCAATTCATGCAAGAGCCAATCAAGAAAGGTTGGGAGTAATCAGGAGAGAGTTGCATAATGTATGAGAATATTTTTAGAGATATTCGAAGAGGATTTTACGGAAATATAAATGGTATCTACCAAGCATTGCCCCGTACGTCATCCGCTGAGTGAGGGTGGTCGAGCAAAAAGTGGAGTGGATGTTTTGAAGCAGTTATCATGACAAATGGTAGGCTTAGAAGCAAGAAAGGAAATTAGTGCTAAACCAATTATCATGATCATTGAATGATTGATCTAATGCTATAAATAATGAAAGAAGTCAATAAAAGAAATCGTCTCATGCCAACCAAACAAACCAAATAAAATCAAATGTATCTTTCAATTACTTTGTGTTCCTTagcattatcattatcattactaTAATATTATCATCACTAGTCATTTATATTTATTAGTGTAAACGTTGGCAGCAATCAATACTAATAATTGAGTAGCTGTAATCAAGTACTTGTTAACTCTAGTTGTAATTTGGGTTTACGCTTATATGTTAGATTCAGTTTCAAGTATCAAGCAAGTTCTATATTCAGAAAGGTATTTTGCAATTATTCTTCACGAATGACAGTAAGAATTTCCTTTTgtttttatctgtattgaaaattcatttcgtacggaaggcagatgtgggacccattttcagATGACAAACCCTATTCTATAATAATCGTGATCACTTTAAATATTGTTCAAATGGTTGAATGAGTGACCAATCTTGTTCAATCTTGGTTATATACTACGTATTTGCCTATCTTGATGCTTTGGgtcatagttgtttggtttgaattgagccgcgcATTCAATTTTGGCACGTCCACATTCACCATGTTACCAAATTTGAAAATGAACCACAACACGGTCTAACCATATGCATCGTTTACATATAATATTACAGTCGTACACGCGTGCAAGTGACTGACATCAGCTATGAATTTGGTCCATTAATTACAATTCCATATATGTCAAATGGTAGTTTTGCTGAATATTCTGTTTTTGCCTGAGAAAAAATATAATCCCAAACATCAtatggtcaaaataccatggtatttccagacatgcaatcaccATGCAATAACAAcattaatcccatctaatgcaattccataataGGTGAACCAcaagagcagattaggtgagacctgggCCTCCCAggagacggtgcggcccttaccatggggttaacatgggtccaccttgatgtatgtactatgtATAGACTtcgcccatccgtttttccatatcattttagaatattatccaaaaaatgaaatgaagcagatccaattatcaggtggaccataccctaagaaacagtggtgtttgaTCCCAGTACCaataaaagcttcttagggcgcACCTTAATGCTTAGGTAGTATTAATTTACCAtctaatttgttaataaggtctcatgagccttgatgaagggaataaacaaatattggattgatttaaaacttttgtggcccattaatagtcaaacaacactatttcctatggtatagtccacccgGTAATTGcatctgattcatttttaggataattccctaaaatgatgtgtaaaaatggatggacggtgtggatacataatacatacatcaaggtggggcccccaCGATAACCCCACGGTAAGGGGGCACTTAATCCGCTTTCGTGCACGACTCGGATCAAGTTGACTCAAAAgtccttttttaaaaataaaaaaattcagagTGTGAGACACACCGATATGGTCAGCTTTTGGGTTCAAGATTTCATTTAGTCTAATCGAGTAACGGTTGAGTCAATGGAGTCTTCAGTCAATCAACTGGGTGACCATGTGTTACACCTCTCGGATATATCCACCATATATGGTGCCTGTTTGTTAtctaagtgtggtccacctaatcaggGAATCGAAATGACTTTTGAGCATACATATAGGGGCCTACCCGGATCTTAAGCAGCTGGACCTTGCCTGCCAGCGTGGCCCATCCTGGACCAACCAGTAGCCGAGTCACTTCTTCAATGGCAAAATCCAGTGGTCTGTTAGGACCGGAATCCTCTGCACCACCGTTGCGTGAAACACACAAGTATAGGTGGTCACCATgttatatatgtgaaatccactccgtctatcaggttttATCCTCTATTCGAGCCTCTTAAgacaaaaatcagctagatccacaatgcggatgggatgccaaccataggttcgtGTGTGGAGCGACCTGCATCTTTCATCAAACTCGTCAATCGGGTGTAACTCAACGGGATGAAGAGAATGTaaacattaaaataataataataataataatatgagaCTGATAATCAGGTCACATAATTTGAACTTTGCGGTTTTGGTAGAAATGTTACATTGTACCCATTGGTGTGTCCAATATGAACTTTTAAGCGTGCACATATTCACTATTACGGTCGAGAAAATGATTCTCAcgtgatgaacggagtggattttatataaaaaaacaaGGCAGGTGTTGTTGACGATTTCCGTACGTCAATTTTTTACGAACACCCAGTCAACGTCAATGACAACTCAACTCGTGGTAGGCTTCTCCGAAATTTCTCACGTACTGACTCCTTGTAATATATACACTTCTTCACGTTCAAAGATTCAAAGAAGCTCTCAAACTTTCCAAGGACCCCAAATACAAATTCCAGGCGATCTTTTGAGACTCTCGTCATGCGTGCAATCGtgcccaccatccatcttcatcaCCCCACTCCCAAAGGTTATAAAAGCCAGAACCTAGCCCGCTGTCCGATCAGTGCCACTCAAGGGATCGCCGTTGATCCGCGTCATCTGTGGCCAATTCAGAGCCTCCATCTCCCCCAACAACTCTCAAACCTCATCCATCTCCATTTAGGCACCACTGGCCTACAACTTCCCCGAGACATCGACGGTCAGATGGTTTCAACAACGCCCATTAAGGAAGACATCGCCATGAAATGGCATGAGATCCACAGTTCATCAGATTGGACCCACTTAATTGATCCATTGCGTCCATGGCTCCGACAGGAGATCTTGAAGTATGGGGAATTCGCGCAAGCAACATACGATGCTTTTGACTTTGATTCCTTCTCTGAGTACTGTGGGAGTTGCCGATACAATCGGCAGAGGCTCTTTGAGCAGTTGGACCTCACTAAACATGGTTACAAGGTGACCAAATACATCCATGCCATGTCCCACATTGACTTGCCCCGTTGGATGGAGCGGTCCCACCTGTTGGATGCATGGAGCAAAGATTCCAATTGGATGGGCTACATCGCAGTCAGCGATGATGATGAGTCGTGCAGGATCGGACGTAGGGACATTGTTGTGGCATGGCGTGGGACTGTCGCACCCTTGGAGTGGTATGAAGACCTTCAAAGGAAGCTTGAGCCCATTGGGGATGATGATGTGAGGGTGGAACATGGGTTCCACAGTATCTACACATCTAAGTGTGACTCAACTAGGTACAACAAGTCAAGTGCATCAGAGCAAGTGATGGGAGAAGTGAGAAAGCTTGTGAACTTGTACAAACAGATGGGTGAAGAGGTGGGCGTCACCATCACTGGCCACAGCCTAGGTGGGGCCCTAGCTCTCCTCAACGCTTACGAGGTCGCCTCCTCCCTCCCCGACCTCCCAATCAGTGTCATCTCTTTTGGGGCCCCACGAGTCGGCAACAATGCATTTAGAGACAAGCTCAATCAAATGCAAGTGAAGATATTGCGGGTCGTGATCAAGCAAGATGTCGTCCCGATGATGCCAGGGATCATTTTCAATGAGCACCTGGAGATTTTCGAAGAGATCACTGGGACACTTGACTGGGTGTACACACATGTGGGGACTGAATTGAAGCTGGATACACGTTCGTCCCCTTATCTAAAGCACAGATTCAATGTGCCTGGTACACATAGCCTAGAGACGTACCTTCACCTAGTGGATGGTTTCGATACTTCTGTAACGGGCTTCCGTAAGGATGCTCAGCGGGATGTGGCATTGGTGAACAAGGCTTGTGGAATGCTGGTGAATGAGCTGAAAATTCCGGAGTGCTGGTACCAGCTAGCCAACAAGGGACTTGTGCGCAACTCTTCGGGTAGATGGGTTCAACCCAAGAGAGACATAGAAGACATACCCTCACCATGTAGGGAAGATTCATATGTTTTGAGCTTAAATTGAGGATTACGAAAACTAATATCGAATGGCTTAgttaatattgaaaaaaaaaaattccaatggcATTTGTAGATTGATTGAAACTCTTTGTCAGGCTTTGgcaaagtgtttttttttttttttttttttttttttttttaaataaatatctTATGCTAGCATATATCTTGCAGCTCGTGCACGTGTGGCTCAATTCACACATGTCCATGGCTACAAGATCATCACTTGAGATCTATCCAATTGTTCAATAATCCATCCCGCTGCAATTAATATATAGAGGTGCAGCTCGATCGTGCACGTGTGGCTCAATTCACACATGCCACATGGCTACAGGATCATCACTTGAGATCTATCCAATCGTTCAGTAATCTATCTGGCTGCAATACATAGAGGTGCAGCTCGCGCGAATTGGGTCAGGTTGAAGGTTAACCCGAGCCCGCCTAGACTGAAGTAGGACcctgttggctttacaaagcccaaATGGTGACAAGTGCACCTCCACTTGCAAGGGAGAgaaaaaatattataatttaCTTTTTCAAAACCAAGCTACTGCTGTAAAAAGAACTCGCTGCTGTTCCTGATGCAGCTACCTGTTTTCAACATTCCTATTTATAAGTTTAGCAAGAGATTACAAAAGACATTACTACCCCTATATGAGACATTCACCGGGAGTAAATACACaacaaatttctaaaaataataaataacattagGCAGCCAAACATTTTTCTGGATGAATTTGTATTAGACATGGAGGATGAATTTgttggatgaatctgaaattcTAGGGAGACTGGATCTGGATGAACTTGGAAAATGCTAGGGGAGGATGTATCTAGTTGAATCCAGAAAATAGCAAGAAGCATGTATCTTGATGAATCTGAACAGATTGGTTTGGACGTTCCAACACTCccattcaaaccaaaaccggcttcattctgAGCATCGACCTTAGTCGTCTAAATGCATCTGTCGATAATGCCTTGGTGAAAATATCTGTCACCTGTTTAGTAGTATGACAGTACTCCAATTTCACCGTTTTCTACTTTACTCAATATCTTAGGAAGTGATACCTAGTatcaatgtgcttgctccttccatgctgcaccggatttttggcaagttcgattgccgacttgtcaTCCACGTATATAATTGTGGATTTCTCCTGTGGATGTTTCGGCTCCTTTCGCAGGTTCTTCAACCATATTACTCACAGACTATGGATGATGCTACTACATACTCTGCTTCACAAGTGGACAAAGCAACCACATGTTgcttctttgagttccatgtgaaGGCAGTCGACTCGAGATAGAATACATATCCTGTggtactttttctttcatcttgatcacctccccaatcactgtctgagtatccatataatattgctttatcattgtaTAGATAGAATAAATCGAATTTTATGATTCCTTTGACATACCTAAGGATTCTTTTTTACAGCgagccagtgtgattcttttggtaCTTCCATGTACCTGCTTAGAAGCCCAATACAGTAAAcaatatctggcctagtgattgtgaggtatccgagacttccaatcagactcttgaatAGAGTCAAGTCCACGCTTCTTCCTTATCCTTCTTTTACCAGCTTCAGGCCTGTTGCAACAGGTGTATTCGCGCCTTTACAATCGGTCATccaaaacttctcaagaagttctttTGCGTACTTCTTATATGATATATAAATGCCGCCGACTTGTTGTTTCACTTCGATGCCCAAGAAGAAAGATATCAATCCACCGTCAGTCATCTCGAACTCattgaacatagcctgcttgaattcttcaaacatcgccttgctatttcctatgaacagcagatcatcaacatataaacaagttaTAAGCAAATCACCATAGGCATTCTTCTTTATATAGACAGCATGCTCATATGaacatttgacgaaaccattctcttgaagatagtcatcgatccgtgcattccaagccgaggggcttgcttcaacccatataaggctttcttcagccgatacacaTTGTGTTCCTCctcttgcatgacaaagccttcaggctggtcaatgtagacttcttcttcgagtattccatttaaaaatgcagatttcacatccaattggtaaatcatccaactgtgatgagccgCAAGGGAGATAAACATCCTCAcaatgtcaaggcgagcaactggggtgaAAACCTCTTCATAATCAATTCATATTTCTTTTTGTagccttttgctacgagccttatcttatatcgttcgatcttgcCATAGGCATTTCGCTTGATTTTATACACTCATTTGAGACTAATGGTCTTCTAGCCTTTAGGGAATATgttcagctcccatgtgtgatttttctcAATAACAtggatctcttcttccatagcctttctccaacattctttatTCACGGCCTCCTTGAATGTGAGAGGCTTATGGTCTGCATACAGGCAGAGAAAATTCACTTCCTCAATTTCTGCGTAAATctcgttgaggcttctcattttgatGGGAGctaagggtgaaggagaattagATAAAGATGTGTTGGCTGAATTCTTATTTGATGAAGTATTTTCAGGGAAGATGGaacgtactcctggacttctgcaatccgaa
This region of Magnolia sinica isolate HGM2019 chromosome 1, MsV1, whole genome shotgun sequence genomic DNA includes:
- the LOC131245184 gene encoding phospholipase A1-Igamma1, chloroplastic-like, encoding MRAIVPTIHLHHPTPKGYKSQNLARCPISATQGIAVDPRHLWPIQSLHLPQQLSNLIHLHLGTTGLQLPRDIDGQMVSTTPIKEDIAMKWHEIHSSSDWTHLIDPLRPWLRQEILKYGEFAQATYDAFDFDSFSEYCGSCRYNRQRLFEQLDLTKHGYKVTKYIHAMSHIDLPRWMERSHLLDAWSKDSNWMGYIAVSDDDESCRIGRRDIVVAWRGTVAPLEWYEDLQRKLEPIGDDDVRVEHGFHSIYTSKCDSTRYNKSSASEQVMGEVRKLVNLYKQMGEEVGVTITGHSLGGALALLNAYEVASSLPDLPISVISFGAPRVGNNAFRDKLNQMQVKILRVVIKQDVVPMMPGIIFNEHLEIFEEITGTLDWVYTHVGTELKLDTRSSPYLKHRFNVPGTHSLETYLHLVDGFDTSVTGFRKDAQRDVALVNKACGMLVNELKIPECWYQLANKGLVRNSSGRWVQPKRDIEDIPSPCREDSYVLSLN